DNA sequence from the Brachybacterium avium genome:
CCCGCCTCGGTCCGGGAGATCGCCGGGCCGGCGGTCGGGGCCGCCGAGGAGGCCCTCCGGGTCGCTCGCACCACCTCCCAGGTGCCGCTGGCGGTGCGCGCTGTCGACGCCCGGCACCAGGACACCGCCGCCGATGTGGAGGCGGTGCTGCGACTGGTGGGCTGGATGATCCGTGCCCGCAGCCGCGGTCAATGGGAGGCCGTCCGGGCACTTCGGCAGGACCCGGGGGCGACCCAGGCCCAGCTCGCGGAGCGCCTCGGCGTCACCCAGCAGACGGTCTCCCGGGCGGTGAAGAGCAGTGGCTGGCGGGAGGAGAGCGCCGCCCACCCGCTCGCGGTGCGCCTGCTGAGCATGATCGACCTCACGTCCGCCCGCTGAGCTCCCTGCAGACCCGGGGGTGCGGAGCTCCTGCGCGCTATCCTTGGTCCGCCACGACGACTACTGAGGAGACCCATGGCGACGACGAACGATCTGAAGAACGGGATGGTCCTGGTGCTGGACCAGCAGCTCTGGAGCGTGGTCGAGTTCCAGCACGTCAAGCCCGGCAAGGGACCGGCCTTCGTGCGCACCAAGCTGAAGAACGTCATGTCCGGCAAGGGCGTGGACAAGACCTTCAACGCCGGCGTCAAGGTCGAGACCGCCACGGTCGACCGCCGCGACATGCAGTTCTCGTACCTGGACACGGATATGTACGTGTTCATGGACACCTCGAACTGGGAGCAGACCAGCCTCACGGCGGAGATCGTCGGCGGCGCCAAGGACTTCATGGTCGAGGGCCAGGACGTGGTGGTCGCCTTCCACGAGGGGCAGGCGCTCTTCGTCGAGCTGCCGACCTCGG
Encoded proteins:
- a CDS encoding MarR family transcriptional regulator, which codes for MFVLSLSGRPGHGRSAADPVPALLEALSDLELPRAAERTAGPEALVLTGRAEEALEVLLRAAEIGSLAVGLGVGAVQRPLPASVREIAGPAVGAAEEALRVARTTSQVPLAVRAVDARHQDTAADVEAVLRLVGWMIRARSRGQWEAVRALRQDPGATQAQLAERLGVTQQTVSRAVKSSGWREESAAHPLAVRLLSMIDLTSAR
- the efp gene encoding elongation factor P; this encodes MATTNDLKNGMVLVLDQQLWSVVEFQHVKPGKGPAFVRTKLKNVMSGKGVDKTFNAGVKVETATVDRRDMQFSYLDTDMYVFMDTSNWEQTSLTAEIVGGAKDFMVEGQDVVVAFHEGQALFVELPTSVVLTIEFTEPGLQGDRSSGGTKPARVETGLEIQVPLFLNEGDQVKVDTRSGDYLERVK